The following nucleotide sequence is from Candidatus Margulisiibacteriota bacterium.
TCCAATGTGGCGGATGCATGGTAAACAGAACCTTGATAATGAACAGAATAGACGACTTGAGCAAAGAGGATATTCCTGTCACTAACTATGGGATACTAATCGCCTACTTACATGGAATACTTGAAAGAGCACTCAAACCATTTCCTTCTGCCTTAGAGGAGCTTGAAAATGTTAACTGAAATAGAAGTATTAACTTTGCTCGAAGCTGAAACTGAGGATCTCTCTGCATTATACAAAAAAGCGGACATGGTTAGGAAAGAAAATATGGGCGACAATGTTTATCTGCGTGGCATTATTGAGATATCTAACTACTGTAAAAAAAGCTGTAATTACTGCGGTATACGTTCAAAAATTAAAAACATCAACAGGTACAGGATGCCAACAGCAGAAATACTCCAAGCGTGTAAAGATTTAGAAAAAAATGGCATGACAACTGTAGTTATACAAGCTGGAGAAGACGATAAGCTATCAAAAGAGTATATTGGGGGTCTCCTGCAACAAATCAAAAAAGAAACTAAACTAGCAATAACTCTTTCGCTTGGTGAACAAAATGAAGAAACTTTGCTACACTGGAAAAAATTAGGAATGGACAGATACCTTATTCGCTACGAAAGTTCAGACCCACTACTTTTCAAAAAAGCACATCCAGATGATGATTTAACTATAAGATTAGAATGTATCAAAACCATGCAAAAACTTGGCATACAAACAGGATCTGGGTTTTTAATTGGAATACCTGGGCAAACACTTGAAGGTCTCGCTAAAGAAATAATTTTCTGTACAAAACTTGATTTAGACATGATTGGAATTGGACCTTTTATTCCACACCCAGATACACCATTTGGAAATATAGCTAACCCATTTGAAAAAGAAATATTCTTCAAGGTTATTGCTATCCTGCGGTTGCTAAACCCAAAAGCACATATACCATCAACGACAGCATTTGATGCTATACAGCCGAATGGACGTAATCTGCTTTTACAAAGAGGAGCAAATGTCTTTATGCCCAATGCTACCCCTCAAAAATACAGAAAAATGTATCAATTATATCCAAACAAGCCTTGCGTGGATGAAAGTGGAGACGACTGTGCAAAATGTGTACAAGGAAGAATTATTTCAATTGGACGAAAAATTGGGACCGACCAAGGTCATAGTATAAAGGAGAAAAAATGAATTTTATAATAATCTGTTTAATCGTAGGATCTATTGCAGGAGTTTTAAGTGGACTGTTTGGGATTGGAGCTGGCATCATTATGATTCCAGGGATGATCTATTTGCTTGGATTTAATCAACATATGGCTCAAGGCACGTCGCTGGCTATCATGTTGCCGCCAATAAGTATATTCGCAGTCATGCAATACTACAAAACTGGGAATATCGACCTTAGAGCTACGTTTTGGATAGCTATTGCCTTTGTCTTGACTAGTTTTTTTGGTGCAAATTT
It contains:
- the hydE gene encoding [FeFe] hydrogenase H-cluster radical SAM maturase HydE → MLTEIEVLTLLEAETEDLSALYKKADMVRKENMGDNVYLRGIIEISNYCKKSCNYCGIRSKIKNINRYRMPTAEILQACKDLEKNGMTTVVIQAGEDDKLSKEYIGGLLQQIKKETKLAITLSLGEQNEETLLHWKKLGMDRYLIRYESSDPLLFKKAHPDDDLTIRLECIKTMQKLGIQTGSGFLIGIPGQTLEGLAKEIIFCTKLDLDMIGIGPFIPHPDTPFGNIANPFEKEIFFKVIAILRLLNPKAHIPSTTAFDAIQPNGRNLLLQRGANVFMPNATPQKYRKMYQLYPNKPCVDESGDDCAKCVQGRIISIGRKIGTDQGHSIKEKK
- a CDS encoding sulfite exporter TauE/SafE family protein; its protein translation is MNFIIICLIVGSIAGVLSGLFGIGAGIIMIPGMIYLLGFNQHMAQGTSLAIMLPPISIFAVMQYYKTGNIDLRATFWIAIAFVLTSFFGANLALELSNTVLRKIFGIVMLVMALRMIITK